One segment of Desmodus rotundus isolate HL8 chromosome 6, HLdesRot8A.1, whole genome shotgun sequence DNA contains the following:
- the GET4 gene encoding Golgi to ER traffic protein 4 homolog, whose protein sequence is MAAAAAAAMAEQEGSRNGARNRGGVQRVEGKLRASVEKGDYYEAHQMYRTLFFRYMSQNKHAEARELMCSGALLFFRHGQQNSAADLSMLVLESLEKAEVEVAEELLESLARLFSLMDPNSPERVAFVSRALKWSGGGSGRLGHPRLHQLLALTLWREQNYCESRYHFLHSSDGEGCANMLVEYSTARGFRSEVDMFVAQAVLQFLCLKNKSSASVVFTTYTQKHPSIEDGPPFVQPLLNFIWFLLLAVDGGKLTVFTVLCEHYQPSLRRDPMYNEYLDRIGQLFFGVPPKQTSSYGGLLGNLLSSLMGSSEQEGEDSQDDSSPIELD, encoded by the exons atggcggcggcggcagcggcggcgatGGCCGAGCAGGAGGGCTCCCGCAACGGGGCCCGCAACCGCGGCGGTGTCCAGCGCGTGGAGGGCAAGCTGCGCGCTAGTGTCGAGAAGGGCGACTACTACGAGGCGCACCAGATGTACCGGACCCTGTTCTTCAG GTACATGTCACAGAACAAGCACGCGGAGGCCCGGGAGCTCATGTGCTCGGGAGCCCTGCTCTTCTTCCGCCACGGCCAG CAAAACAGCGCGGCGGACCTGTCCATGCTGGTCTTGGAGTCGCTGGAGAAGGCCGAGGTGGAGGTGGCCGAGGAGCTGCTGG AAAGCCTGGCGAGACTGTTCAGTCTGATGGACCCGAACTCCCCGGAGCGGGTGGCCTTCGTGTCCAGAGCCCTGAAGTGGTCCGGCGGAGGGTCCGGGAGGCTGGGCCACCCCCGGCTGCACCAGCTGCTGGCCCTCACCCTGTGGCGAG aacAGAACTACTGTGAGTCACGGTACCACTTCCTGCACTCCAGTGACGGCGAGGGCTGTGCCAACATGCTGGTGGAGTACTCCACCGCCAGGGGCTTCCGAAGTGAGGTGGACATGTTCGTGGCCCAGGCCGTCCTGCA GTTCCTGTGCCTGAAGAACAAGAGCAGTGCATCGGTGGTCTTCACCACATACACCCAGAAGCACCCCTCCATCGAGGATGGCCCCCCCTTCGTGCAGCCGCTGCTCAACTTCATCTGGTTCCTGCTGCTGGCCGTGGACGG GGGCAAGCTGACGGTGTTCACAGTGCTGTGCGAGCACTACCAGCCCTCACTGCGGCGGGACCCCATGTACAACGAG TACCTCGACAGGATAGGACAGCTCTTCTTCGGGGTGCCGCCCAAGCAGACGTCTTCCTACGGAGGCTTGCTAG GTAACCTTCTGAGCAGCCTCATGGGCTCCTCGGAGCAGGAGGGTGAGGACAGCCAGGACGACAGCAGCCCCATCGAGCTCGACTGA